In Hymenobacter sublimis, a single genomic region encodes these proteins:
- a CDS encoding T9SS type A sorting domain-containing protein yields the protein MAQPITPRPAAPARPASEDKALLVYPNPSTGIVHVAINGFEGRKVELRVLNVIGTLMYREVLSELNDRETRTLDLSKFANGLYYVRLESDNASEMRKLVIR from the coding sequence GTGGCCCAGCCGATCACGCCACGCCCGGCTGCCCCCGCCCGCCCCGCTAGCGAAGACAAAGCCCTGTTGGTGTACCCCAACCCCAGCACTGGCATCGTGCACGTTGCCATCAATGGCTTTGAAGGCCGCAAGGTGGAGTTGCGCGTACTCAATGTTATTGGAACGCTCATGTACCGGGAAGTGCTCAGCGAACTGAACGACCGGGAAACCCGGACCCTCGATTTAAGCAAGTTTGCCAACGGACTTTACTACGTGCGGCTGGAATCAGACAACGCCAGCGAAATGCGCAAGCTCGTCATTCGCTAA